The region GCACCGGGCCGAGGTGAAGGTCGTTCCGATACCGCGACTTCCGGTCACCGGGTCAGATCGTCCCGCCCGTCGAGGGGCAGGTGATCTGGTCGTAGGTCCAGTTCTTCGCCGGCTGCGCCGACGGCGCCGGCACGTTCGGGTTCTGCAGCCGCTCGCTGGAGCCGTAGGGCACCCGCCCCGGGATCGAGGCCGCCGACACGTTCACGGTGGGCCCGCCCGGCACCAGCCGCGGGTAGCAGGTGCGCCGCCAGTCGCTGTACACGTCGATGTTCTGGAACTGGGCGATCCACTTCTCGACCATGATCTGCTCGAGCGTGATCGGCCCCGGCAGCCCCGGCATCCCCAGCGCCGTGCGCACCGCGTTCACGGCGTTGAGCGCCGCCGGCAGGTTGCCCAGCTGGAACTGGGCCTCGGCGATGATCAGCTGGTTCTCGGTCCAGGTGATGTACGGCTGGCGGAAGGTGCGCGCGGTGCGGGTGGACGCGTCCACCAGCGACCACGGCGACGGCCCCGCGCCCCACTGGTTGGAGCCGCGGTACTGCCCGTCGCTGGCCGGGTCGAAGTAGCCCGCCAGCCGCGGGTCGTTGCCGCGCGCCACCAGCACGTCGACCAGGCGCTTGCCGGCCGCGATGTCGGCGCGCGCCGTGAGGAACTGCGACCAGATGTTGGCGTCGTCGAGCGTGTTGCCGTGGAAGGAGCGGAAGTCGCCCGCCGCCTGCCCGTGCACCGCCTCGTTGACGTTCGCCGGGGCCTCGTTGATCCCGTTCTGCGCGGCCGCCAGCGCCGCCTGGTACGCCGCCTGGCCCAGCTTGGGCGCCGTGTGCAGGTGGTAGCGGGCCTTGAGCGTGTACGCCGCCCGCTGCCAGCGGCCCGCGTTGCCGTTGTAGACCAGGTCGGAGGCGATGGCGCCGGCCGGCGCGCTGCCGAGCTGCGTGATCGCCTCGTCCAGCAGGGCCTGGATGTCGGCGTACACCTGCTGCTGCGGATCCAGGTGGGGCGTCCGGATGTCGGGGTTCACCGCCTCGCTGTAGGCCACGTCGCCGAACATCGAGGTGGCGGTGCCGATGGTGAACGCCTCCCACACCTTGGCGATGGCCTCCATCTTGGTGTTCCCGGCGGCCACCGCCAGCTGCTGGATCTTGCGCTGGTCCAGCAGCCCGCCGCCCACGTAGAAGTGGTTGTAGTGGCCGCTGAGGTCGTTCTCGGTGACGAGGTACTTGGTACCCCACTCGAGCTGCTGGTTGAAGATCCCGGTGAGCTGCTGCGTCCAGATCGCCGCCAGGCGGGCGAGCTGCCCCTCCTGGGCCACGAACTGCCGCGCCTGCATGGCCACGAACAGCTGGTCCAGCGAGGCTTCGATCGGCTGGTTCGGGTTCTCCGTCAGCCCCGGCCCGGTCAGGAACCCGTCGCCGCAGCCGGCGATTCCGGCGGTGAGCGCCAGGACCCCGGCCGTCTTGAGATATCTCTGCATTGGTCGCTTCTCTCTTCCAAGGCTAGCGGTTCAACCCGATGGAGAACACCCAGGCCCGCGAGATCGGGTTGGTGAACCAGTCGATGCCGCGGTTGGCCACCGCCGCGCCGCCGGTGTGCACCTCGGGGTCGAACCCCTTGTAGTCGGACCACAGCTTCAGGTTGCGCCCGGAGACCCGGACGTCGATGGAGCTGAGGCCGAGCCTGCGCCGGAGCGACGGCTGGTCGAAGGTGTAGGCCAGCGACACCTCGCGCAGCCGCGTGAAGGTGGCGTCCTCCATCAGGTGCTCGCGCGCCGCTCCCAGGCCGCCCAGGCTCTGGAACCAGCTCTGGCCCAGCTGCACGGCCACGCCGCTCCCGGGGCCCACCACGGTCTCGCCCGGGTACCAGTGCTGGAACGGCTGCGCCGGCTGGTCGCGGATCTCGGTGTCGGCGTGCGTGCCGAGCGAGAGGAGCGAGCCCTTGGTCATGTTGAAGGTCTGCCCGCCGTGGCGATGGTCCAGGAAGGCGGAGAGCCGCACGCCGCGGATGTTCAGCTCGGCGTTGATGCCGGCCGTCCAGTCGGGGTTCGGGTCGCCGATGATGCGCTCGTTGGGATCGAGGACGGGCAGCCCGTTGGCGTCAAGGTACAGCGCGCCCTCGGGGGCGCCCGCGCAGGCGCTCTCGATGTTGTAGGTGGTGCCGCCCGAGGTGAAGGTGTTGGGGCTGATGCCGCAGCGGGCCCAGCCGAAGCCGCGGAAGATCCCCACCGGCTCGCCGACCTGCGCGTGCGTGGTGCTGCCGGTGAACGAGGTGCTGTACCCGGTGATCTCGCGCGGGATGCCGGGGGCGATCTCGCCCAGGGAGAGCACCTTGTTGCGGTTGCGCGCCCAGTTCACGCCCAGGTTGAGCGAGACGCTGCGCGCCTCCAGCGGCCGCACGTTGAACGCCAGCTCCCAGCCGCGATTCTGGATCTCGCCCGCGTTCAGCGTCACCGAGGTGGCGCCGGTGGACGGCGGCGTCTGCACGGCGAAGATCACGTCCTCGGCGTGCGAGCTGTAGTAGGTGAGCGCCAGGTCGGCGCGCTCGCCCAGGAAGGCCAGGTCCACGCCCGCGTCGAGCTCGGCCACGCGCTCCGGCTTGATCCCCGGGTTGCCCCGGTTGCCGCCGGTGTACAGCCCGCCGAAGCCGCCCAGGGTGGGCACCAGGATCGAGCCGGGGCTGAAGTCGCCGATCCCGGCGTTGGTGAAGATGTCCTGCAGCTGGTAGGCGGCCGGCTCCTGGCCGCTCTGGCCGTACGCCACGCGCAGCTTGCCGAGCGAGAGGAAGCCCTCCGGGATCCCCAGCGTGCGGGTGAACGTCCACGCCGCGCTCGCGCCCGGGTACCAGGCCCGGTTGGTCTCGGTGCCGAAGGTGGAGGCGCCGTCGTTGCGGATGCGGGCCGTCAGGAAGAGCTGGTCGGCCACGTCGAGCTCGGCCTGGGCGAAGTAGCCCTCCAGGCGCCGGCGGGTCTCGGCGTCGTTGGGCGGGCTGCGGTTGACCGTGTTGGAGAGCTTGTACGGCTTGGGCGCGATGAGCTGCTGGGCGTTGACGAAGATCTGCCGGAAGTAGGTCTCGTTCAGGTTCTGCCCCAGGCTCACGGTGCCCGAGAGGCTCGAGCCCAGCGAGTAGCTGGCGGTGGCCGTCAGGTTGCTGTCGATGATGCGATCGTAGAACTGCCAGCGGGTGACGGTGCCGCCCGCGGCCGCGCCCGACGCGGAGACGTGCAGCGCCTCGGTGCGGTCGTCGTTGGAGTAGTCGGCGCCCAGGTTGTAGTTGACCACCAGCCAGGGCAGCGCCTGCCAGTTGGCGTTGATGTTCCCGTACACGCGCCCGACCTCGCCCAGGTTCGGGTGCTCGTAGATGGCGAAGAACGGGTTGTCGAAGCCGCGGTTGGCGTTGATCAGGTCCTGCTGGCGCGGCATCGGGAAGCGGTAGCTCCGGTGCAGCCCGAACTGCGGGTCGAGGTACTCGCGGTTGTTGAACTCGGGCGGGGTGCGCAGCGCGCCCAGCAGGAGCCCGTTCACGTTGTTGCCGCGCGAGACGAAGCTGCCCTCGGTCTGCACGTACGCCACGCTGCCGCCCACGCGCAGGTTGTCCAGCACGCGGTGGTCGCCGTTGAAGCGCACCGTGTAGCGCTCGTAGCTGTCGTTGTCGCTCACGATGAAGCCGTCGTGCCGGAGCGCGCCCACCGAGAGGTAGAAGGTGGTGCGGTCGCTGCCGCCCGACATGGTCATCGTGTTGTCCCACATCTGGCCGCCCTCGAAGAGCTCGGCGGCGTGGTTGTAGGTGGGCGTCCCCGCCGCCAGCGCGGGCCCCCAGGTGGGGTTGTTGTGCGTGCACCCGGGGGTGGGGTTGGCCAGGCACGGGGTGGCCACGCCGCCCGTGCCGGAGCCGAAGCGCCGCTGCAGCGGGACGAAGCGCGGCACCTCGTCGAACTGCAGGGAGGAGCGCAGCGTGTAGCGCGTCTCGCCCGGCCGGCCGCGCTTGGTGGTGATCAGGATGGCGCCGCCGGCGCCGGCGCTGGCGCCCAGGATCGAGGTGGCGGCCGGCCCCTTGAGGATCTCGATCGAGGCGATGTCGTCGGGGTTGATGTCGAACGCCCGGTTGGTGGAGACGACGCCGCCCAGGTTGCCGCCCGTCTGCGGGTTGTTGGTGGAGCGGGCGTTGTTGTTGATCGGCACGCCGTCCACGATGATCTGGGGCTCGTCGTTGCCCACCAGGGTGCTGGTGCCGCGGATGCGGAGCGAGGTGCCGGCGCCCGGCTCGCCGCTGGCCTGGGTGGTGATCACGTTGGGCGCCTTCTGCGCCAGCGCGGCGATCACGTTGGGCTCGTTGGCGCGCTGGAGCTGCTCCTGCGACACGGTGGCGCGCGCGGTGCCGAGGCGCTCGGCGCGGGTCTCGGTGCCGGCGCCGGTGGCGACGATCGCCTCCAGCTGCAGGGCGTCGCGGCCGAGCTGGAAGTTCTGCGTGAGGGTGGCGCCGGGGGTGAGGGTGATGGAGCGGCTCTGGGTTTCCAGGCCCACCCGCGACGCGGTGATGGTCACCTGCTGCCCGGCGCGCACGCGGGCGCCGGGGACCACCAGGGTGTAGCTGCCGTCGGGGCTCGAGGTGACGCCCACGTTCAGGCTGGGGATCCGCACCAGCACGGCCGACTCGGCCTCGCCGGTGGGGCCGGTGGTGCGGCCGGTGATCCGCACGGGCTCCTGGGCCGCGAGCGCAGCCGGGACCAGGCCCGCGGCGAGCGCGAGGGCCCGCAGCGCACAGCGCAATGTTCTCATTCTGTCCGTCCTCCGTGACCTGCCGTGAATCGATCACGCCCGCAGCGGACGCTTCGCGGGCCGTGGGGCGTGCCCGGCCGCCCGGCGCGGAAGCGGGTCCGCGCGAGGGCTCGGGGCTTCATCCTGCACAGCGGGCGCGTCTCCGCGAGGTCGAGGGCTCCTGGGGAACGTGGGCGGGAACGGCCGGGCTGGACGCGCCGGGCAGCCGGGCCAGGGGATCGTCTGACGGATTACCGCGGGCGGTGCCGGGTGGGCGCAGCCGGACGCGGAAACGCTCGGAGCAGGGAGAACGGCACGGCGGCGGGCGGACGCACCGGGGCGCCCGCGGGTGCTAAATTTTTACCCTACACGCCGTTGGAACACTTTCACAAGGACGGAAGGATTATCTAAGACGGGGGGGTGATGGTGTCAAGACAAGCCGGAAAATACGAGGGTTTTGGTTCGGGGGCGGACGGAGGGTGGCGCGTGACCACCTGCGCACGTGAGTGCCGGGTCGGTCGCTGCGTGCCCGGGAGAAGCACTCACCGGCCGCTCAGGAGCGGCGGCCTCCCTTCCCGATCCCGGGACGGGGTGGACGGGACGGACGAGCCGGGGACGGGTAGCAGCTCCGGCCGTTTCCCCGTACCTGCTCCCCGTTCCGGGGGTCGCGTGAGGGATGCGCGCCCGACAGGGCCGGGACCGGGGCGGCCGGGCAGTTTCGGCCGACGCGGGCCCGGCGCGGTTGGGCACAGCGGTACCGTGCCCTACCGCGCGCGCAGCCCGGCCCGGAGCGCAGCGGAGGGACACGCCCGGAACCGCAGTGCGTTAGTGCGTTAGTGCGTTAGTGCGTTAGTGCGTAGGATCGACCTGCGGCACCGGGGGAGCGCACTTCCGCACTCACGCACTTCGTCTTCCAAAGGCGTGCCGGGGGAGGGCGAGTGCCCTAGAATTGCATTCGTCCGGAGGGAAGCAGAGGGGGAGACGGGAACGGATGAGCGACGAACCGCGACTGACGATCTACCGGGCGGCCTGGGTGCTGCCCGTCACCAGCGAGCCGGTGCGCGACGGGGCGGTGATGGTGGGCACCGACGGCCGCATCGCCGCGGTGGGCCCGCGCGCGGCCATCGAGCCCCCCGAAGGGGCGCTGGTCGTGGAGCTGGGCGAGGCGGCGCTGCTCCCCGGGCTGGTGAACGTGCACGCCCACCCGGAGCTCGCGCTCTTCCGCGGCGCGCTGGAGGACCTGCGCTTCAGCAACTGGATCCTGCGGCTGGTGGGAGCCAAGCGCGCGGCGCTGCGCGACGGGGACTACGCGCTGGCCGCGCGGTGGACGCTGGTGGAGGCGCTGCGCGCGGGGATGACCACGCTGGCGGCCACGGAGACTTCGGCCGCGGCGGTGCACGCGCTCAAGGAGGCGGGCCTGCGCGGGCTGGTGTACCGCGAGGTGTTCGGCCCCGACCCGCGCCAGTGCGAGGATTCGATGGCGGAGCTGCAGCGCGCGGTGGAGGAGCTGCGGCGCGAGGAGACGGAGCTGGTGCGGATCGGCGTCTCGCCGCACGCGCCGTATACGGTGTCCGACCGGCTCTTCAGCGCGGTGGCGCGCTACGCCTGCGCCGAGGGGCTGCCGATGGCGGTGCACGCGGCGGAGAGCGAGATCGAGCGCGAGCTGATCACCCGCGGCGAGGGCGACTTCGCGCCGGGCCTCCGGGCGCGCGGGATCGAAACGCCGCCGCGGGGGCGCTCGACGGTGGAGATGCTGGACCGGCTGGGGGTGCTGCGGGCGCGGCCGCTCCTCATCCACTGCGTGTGGACGGACGACGACGACGTGGCCCGGCTGCGCGACACGGGGTGCGCGGTGGCGCACTGCCCGGTGGCCAACGCCAAGCTGGGGCACGGGGTGGCGCGGCTACCGGAGCTGCGCGGCCAG is a window of Longimicrobium sp. DNA encoding:
- a CDS encoding SusD/RagB family nutrient-binding outer membrane lipoprotein, encoding MQRYLKTAGVLALTAGIAGCGDGFLTGPGLTENPNQPIEASLDQLFVAMQARQFVAQEGQLARLAAIWTQQLTGIFNQQLEWGTKYLVTENDLSGHYNHFYVGGGLLDQRKIQQLAVAAGNTKMEAIAKVWEAFTIGTATSMFGDVAYSEAVNPDIRTPHLDPQQQVYADIQALLDEAITQLGSAPAGAIASDLVYNGNAGRWQRAAYTLKARYHLHTAPKLGQAAYQAALAAAQNGINEAPANVNEAVHGQAAGDFRSFHGNTLDDANIWSQFLTARADIAAGKRLVDVLVARGNDPRLAGYFDPASDGQYRGSNQWGAGPSPWSLVDASTRTARTFRQPYITWTENQLIIAEAQFQLGNLPAALNAVNAVRTALGMPGLPGPITLEQIMVEKWIAQFQNIDVYSDWRRTCYPRLVPGGPTVNVSAASIPGRVPYGSSERLQNPNVPAPSAQPAKNWTYDQITCPSTGGTI
- a CDS encoding SusC/RagA family TonB-linked outer membrane protein — protein: MRTLRCALRALALAAGLVPAALAAQEPVRITGRTTGPTGEAESAVLVRIPSLNVGVTSSPDGSYTLVVPGARVRAGQQVTITASRVGLETQSRSITLTPGATLTQNFQLGRDALQLEAIVATGAGTETRAERLGTARATVSQEQLQRANEPNVIAALAQKAPNVITTQASGEPGAGTSLRIRGTSTLVGNDEPQIIVDGVPINNNARSTNNPQTGGNLGGVVSTNRAFDINPDDIASIEILKGPAATSILGASAGAGGAILITTKRGRPGETRYTLRSSLQFDEVPRFVPLQRRFGSGTGGVATPCLANPTPGCTHNNPTWGPALAAGTPTYNHAAELFEGGQMWDNTMTMSGGSDRTTFYLSVGALRHDGFIVSDNDSYERYTVRFNGDHRVLDNLRVGGSVAYVQTEGSFVSRGNNVNGLLLGALRTPPEFNNREYLDPQFGLHRSYRFPMPRQQDLINANRGFDNPFFAIYEHPNLGEVGRVYGNINANWQALPWLVVNYNLGADYSNDDRTEALHVSASGAAAGGTVTRWQFYDRIIDSNLTATASYSLGSSLSGTVSLGQNLNETYFRQIFVNAQQLIAPKPYKLSNTVNRSPPNDAETRRRLEGYFAQAELDVADQLFLTARIRNDGASTFGTETNRAWYPGASAAWTFTRTLGIPEGFLSLGKLRVAYGQSGQEPAAYQLQDIFTNAGIGDFSPGSILVPTLGGFGGLYTGGNRGNPGIKPERVAELDAGVDLAFLGERADLALTYYSSHAEDVIFAVQTPPSTGATSVTLNAGEIQNRGWELAFNVRPLEARSVSLNLGVNWARNRNKVLSLGEIAPGIPREITGYSTSFTGSTTHAQVGEPVGIFRGFGWARCGISPNTFTSGGTTYNIESACAGAPEGALYLDANGLPVLDPNERIIGDPNPDWTAGINAELNIRGVRLSAFLDHRHGGQTFNMTKGSLLSLGTHADTEIRDQPAQPFQHWYPGETVVGPGSGVAVQLGQSWFQSLGGLGAAREHLMEDATFTRLREVSLAYTFDQPSLRRRLGLSSIDVRVSGRNLKLWSDYKGFDPEVHTGGAAVANRGIDWFTNPISRAWVFSIGLNR
- a CDS encoding amidohydrolase family protein; this translates as MSDEPRLTIYRAAWVLPVTSEPVRDGAVMVGTDGRIAAVGPRAAIEPPEGALVVELGEAALLPGLVNVHAHPELALFRGALEDLRFSNWILRLVGAKRAALRDGDYALAARWTLVEALRAGMTTLAATETSAAAVHALKEAGLRGLVYREVFGPDPRQCEDSMAELQRAVEELRREETELVRIGVSPHAPYTVSDRLFSAVARYACAEGLPMAVHAAESEIERELITRGEGDFAPGLRARGIETPPRGRSTVEMLDRLGVLRARPLLIHCVWTDDDDVARLRDTGCAVAHCPVANAKLGHGVARLPELRGQNVRVGLGTDSVGSNNRLDLLEEARICELIHRGRLASGSFLSGPDLLRLVTLDGARALGIDDRVGALEPGKDADLCAVSFRAPHVRPVHDPVAALFHAARGTDVILTAVKGRVLYRDGQVLTLDEAALAEAVADPAERVRQALHG